ACGAGCTTTTCTCCGACGGGAAAATCCTCCCAGCCCAAATTAAACCAAACACCGACATAAACAAACGTACGCCACCTCCACCGCGTCCGGAAAACCAAAAGCCACGATCTCTTCCGCTGCCTCCGCCGGAAGACGAGGAGTTAAATTTAAAACAACAAAATTCGAAATCGTTTTGGGGGTTTAAGAGGAGTAGCAGTTGCGGGAGTGGATACGCTCGGAGTTTATGTCCAATTACTCTGCTATCTCGAAGCCATTCAACGGGATCTTCAACTAGTTCGAAACGATCATCGTCTTCAAAAGAGGGTTTCAATCAAAAACACCAACGAAATATCCAGAAGCCTTTGATTTCTCAGAAACCTCCATTGAGGAAAACGAGTTACGGGTATGGAAGCAATTCCACCAGTACCACTACCAGCAATGGAGTTCGGGTCAGTCCAGTTCTGAATCTGGGATTTGGATCGTTCTTCTCATCTAACAAGAACAAAAACAAGAAGTGATGTCAGATATGATCAATGAAGATGTAGAGGTTAGAACTTTTTGGATTACTGATTTGATTTGATTAGTTAATTAATTGATTAATGATGGAGCATAAAGAAAGTTGTTCGGATTTGAGGGTGGGTAGGGTGGGGttgttgttgaagaagaagataatACAAAGCACATGCGATTGAGGGCTTTGTAAACAACATGCAACATCGCTTTCATGGCGTTGTCCCTATTCCATTTTGCTTTACTTTTAGGTGCTCTTTTTCCcatgttaaaagttttcaaactcAAATCAATATTATAAATCTTTCGGATTTATATATTGTTGATGTCATTGTGTAAGGATTTGTTTGTGATCATCAAACATGGTGTTGTAAAATATATGTTTTGGATGATTTGACTATATGAAACGTACTTTCTTAAAGTTTTCTACATGAATGGTTGGTAGGTATTTAATCAATTTTGTATAGTTATGATGAAACATGCTCTTGCTTTATGTATCCATTGAGATAGATTTGATTTTCTAATTGATGGTGACGTTTAATTATTCGTGGAAGTATTGTATGAAATTGAATATCATTTTCTataaatcattttgtatttaaaattTGAAGAAATATGAATGTATTCATATGAcgaatatattatatattaatgaAGTTTATTAAGAGAAAATAATGtataataaataacaaataaaattcttttacatacaaataaaagtgtTACTCGCCAAAATGACATTGTTTTAGCCTTTTaggtggtatatatatatatatatcttatgaaACCAGTTTTTCGGACTTCAATAAATGTGTTATTGTATAGTGTTAAATTTATATTGTTATAAGTCACAATGATTTTTTTCTAGTCCATACAAATGTTTGGACGTGGTTCTTTGTTAACATAGAATAATGCAacttagcttttttttttttttttgataaccGAATTCTTATAAAGAATAAACATCATAAAGGGCTAAAGGCTGTAGAATTCTAATCCACTGTTGTGGGATCATATTTCGCCATTATTCACAATATGCTTGTGAGTTGTGGTGTTCTGTTTATTGGTCAAGGGGCTGAATGTAACAGGGGCCTTGAGGGCCATGGTCTcggtgtatttttttttttttttttttttttttttgatctaAGGAGAGTTGACCCATACCTTGATCAATTTTTGGTTATTGTTTATAGAGAATAAGACTATATTTGGTGTAGTAGTTGAAAAGTTAgttgttagctgaaaagctaaactagctgttaaataaaaaaatagcTGACAGCTGAAAAGCTAAATGataaaaaatgacgtttggtaaaCTAGTTGAaagatataaaatgacataaaagggtATTTAAAAAAGTGTGttcctataattaattaaggggtatatttggaaaattttaaaaaaactcataaaaagctATTTtaagtagctttttaaaaagctagtggataagctactttttggcttgccaaacatgacaacttaaaaaacttgaaaaataagctagcttatcagtTAGTTGTGACGCGCAACACAACCTAAGTAGTAATTAGAAAACATAGAAAATGAAATCAATTTGGGCTAAATTGTTAGAAAATCAAGGTATAGATATACTTGGATAAGTGAGAGTTGTGAAACACTTTCAATATACTTACATAAGTGAGAGTTGTGAAACACTTTTAGTTTAAAACATTTTGAGGGTACACTCGTAATCTCTAATCGGATGAAACTCTGTTTTTTCTAGAATCttccttaataaataaagaactttttgccacttgtcatatTCTCCTTTAATTTGCCGCATgtaattttcttataatttttgacTTAATTGTTTTCCATATAATTTGCTTTTtggtttcattttatttttattaacagATCACTAGTTTAATTATTCCAATTCATAATGAAGGTTGAATCAGTTACTTGCCTTTTTTAATCCGAAAATTCAGTAGCTATTAAGAGTACTTATACTATATAATTAAATATTCACATCATTACCTTAAATGAATGTTGTATTTGATGAAttttttcataaataaatactATCATTGGACGTGAAATTGTTACTTTacaacaatgttttaaaaaccggtttgaactaGCAAGttgaaccggttggaccgggaatcGGGGGAGGAAGCAGTTCAACTATCACGGGTTTTACATTGATTTTtaaaccggattgaaccggccggtttttagaaaaacccggttgaaccgatcaaaataaaccggttaaaccgaataaaaaacatgaaaaagaacaatttacataataaacattggtgatttttttcatatctatttagttttctcaaaataaaaacatataataaatgttataaaattttttgatgtgtttttatTCATCCAAAACCATATTTAGTTttggtattatactttattttctttttgacgtatatggattgatgtaaaacactaaaacttatggttatgtgttattttaatgtatttggatttatctacaacttatttttatatgtatttttaatgtttgaacttttaaacatcaaattcattatttatatatgtatgtatgtgtagaaaaataggaaaaaacatgaaaaatatagaaaacgGTTCACTTGGCGGTCGAACCGAtaaccggtcaccataccggttcaactaaaaaaccggttctTAAAACACTGCCTTTACAAATTGCTTATTCATCAAaacttttttatatattaaaattattaCTTTACAAATTGCTTAAGGTTTATAagcttatatttaatttttttaataaactcgtgtaatacacgggtttcacacctagtgtAAATAAAGAAGATGTTATGAAATGTGTACCAAAAAATGAATCGAAATTGATCATATAACAGAAACTAACTTCCTGTCTTCAAATTCTCATGTGATAGTTACAAGAAAACAACTTCCTATCCAAaaacttgatgggttttggtcctaagaacatcttatgtgctcatacaaaccctaatgcttgaatctaggtttctctattgtacatgcaagttatccaaggctataaaccctaattctagcatatggaaatcgatattaacatataattaggtttaagatattaccttgattgttatgtagcaataacaatctcaaatctccttgtattgactttggaaggcttagagtcacaagtgtcactcctctaatggctcacaaacaccataagcaagaggatgaagaggagagaggatagaggctgccaaaaccgtgtgaaaaccctagcaagatgctttcccacgtttttggtccttaagggatctatatatagtgagacaattagggttatctaacaaggaaaccctaatttagttgcttaagccctaagcaacccatgaagccCTTTCCAtatggccttggacgatttcatatgggcttcccccatagaattcgtccaccttataataaaaggcaatccatggcccaaattgcaattatcttataattacaattccagtcccttaagtttaattaatctcttttagtcacaaaactaattaccaattaattattgactaatattaattaaacaatatgaaatatattattctcataatatattaataaatcatatttaatcctttctctccataattcatcctatcaagttgctttggtgaaggcaacccaaaaggaccatgcaccatcgggtcaagtacataccaaaatagtgatggacttagacactaatccaacagtctcctacttggataagtctaataactattctgcgtatgacttcagatcctgatctgcaatcatagctttccaaagccgctatcaactctgatcctatcagatacgcgtgtccttagataagggataatatattcctccattctagatatcatatgagatatgatttcaaatcattctctttgtactatatctcgatttccgatttatgacgactgactaattgaacaaatcaaattagccctagcccggccgagcatttacgtttgtcatcactaaatcatcgaggggcccaaagatatcgcttttatcctactttggataaaaggaacggataaactttgatacaatgcttgcttgcactcactcaccgaattacacacaacaatatgttttataacaccaagttactagtgcgtttacatattatcaatgtgcaaccgatttgtaagatacaactcacacatctcggtttcaagaatataagatgttatcgtctcaccaatcactcgtgatacaattcatggagtgatccaagtgagcgtgggtctaatccaatgctcaaatcatattcataagcactcatgaacgttgcagcaaacatttgcttatgtctaatactcctctaaacaatccacacaccaattcacgacagtcttcattcatacctacttccaacatatgaacgactgtggcccgttcgaataattcgattattcttaataaactcaattgttctggaagtcaaaacatgcaaatgtgaaacacaagaataatactaatcccatatggcctcaaacctttgagtataaataaaacaccttttatttatcaccatatcgattactcattatttttcgtttcgggtaatcaacttcttacttgaattacaacacttgtcccatgctcctagcatgcacacaatgtttacctatgattcttactttgtgaaatagatcacattaaacacatttccaatcattctcatctcacaactccaaatccttttccataagtgaaagaatatcaaattcttgttacttatagaatatgctagattctaacattctatgcaactatcctttcgtaatgtcactgcaccagagtcacaaagactattgccaatgatattacaaagtcttttaTCGGAAATtgctacaagacaattccttagatatgatgtctctcactcaaagtacattcctttgaacatccttttgcataaaagtttctaatctagtcatagattttcaatattcaattcccaatatggacacgtgtaacgacccaattttcacgtccaaaaatttcgttataaaacattacatgaaagcattaatagttaaaacattgtttgattaaaccatttcacatcgaaaaccaaattgaaaaccacaacattcgatcaatcaaatatcagagtatcaatcccataATAAACTCGttactgcggaaacaagagagagtgtgtgtgtgacatgctgctaccacgccggctcctttcccctagctgaggaggtacctgaaaccaaaactgaaaaccgtaagcacgaagcttagttagttcccccactgtaccacataccatataatctcataacatacatatattgtcaggcatatctgggtgcccgacctaccccttcggccctctcgaccgggtattgcctagcatatctgggtgctggcctccccttcggtcctctcgaccggacattgcctagcatatatgggtgctggcctccccttcggtcctctcgaccgggtactgggGAACTATTCCTCCCCTCCACTACTagcacataacatgtatcacaataccAGATCTATCTAACATGGTTAGGTATAACTACCcgttcggccctaccgaccggatacctcggggactatctccccctactgtcactagcacatagcatcatatcatactagcacataaacataacacaggtagtagaaatccctagatgcatatcacggagacaatcatccacatacaactcctactggtgggccggcttTGTGGCcgcagacccaccgctactggaaggtaactcacctcgaagtagctgctgatctgatcgggaactgactgtctactactgctgctgctgctccggaaatcctccggctgcaattcccacaacatactcaatcaaacactgctaactgtcctttgggtaaaatgaccatttacccctgatcatgccctaagtcaaagtcagagtcaactttcagttgacccgactcgccgagttggctttccaactcgccgagtccctacccaaacgattgtcctgaatcccgttactactcgtcgagttaggcgatgactcgacgagttctccttctaaactgatattcaagtccttcatcctactcgccgagttgtatgaacaactcgtcgagttcatcttcatccgaagaacacttatgctaagactcgccgagttgtatgaacagctcaccgagtctgttcttgatctaaggagattgccttgaactcgccgagtcagggcattgactcgccgagttcctccatagatgagttcagcttcagattcactgagtcacaccccgtgactcactgctcacttgacactacgaaaaggggacaaactcggagactcgcgaaccgactcattgagtcagatgaacgactcgccgagtcgttaccatgcaattactatatggtcgattctgcttgaatccagtccatgccatttacagatctgggttcctagagcatgaatgacacgtaaagtttccaactttacgtgtagatactcaccaatgagggatttagggctcaaaatgcctcaaaagggtagatctagggtgaacaagcaacatgggtccataaaggtaacagatctgagctcccggagctcaatcttgccttgatctagaggccaatcaacttattacgacttatattgcacatacaagcttggggattggctcaagaatgacttaaatgaaataataagcatagaaacatggggaaaacgggttatacctcaaaggaactgctgagagagcacaaagatgcttggattccttcccttcctcttgatctacttcccttttgcctcaaaaccttcaagatcacacaacaattgcttcaaactctAAATGAAcaacttagaacgagggttggaagctttggggggggggggggtgaatgggggctggcttggggcagatatgttgtttaaatagggtgcaaacccctgaaacttagggtttcatccaacagttgtgactcgccgagtccaggatatggactcgccgagtcgccaacttaaacgtgtcccgggacccgcatctactcggcgattcggacctatgactcgccgagtccaaggctaaaagaagagaaatactcaaataagatttacgtaccaggaaccaggtgctacaacacgtttccatattttccatatgacaactcattcttaatagaatcttatctattcgtaatgatgtcgatatggtccatccaatatggaaacatttccataatttccatatgaaaactcattcttaatagaatcttttctattcataataatgtcgatatggtccatccaatatcatgcttccaactactcacaagcgaccaatcctcgtcgaactttggattgtcctttgatagttgtttaattattttagtcaaaaccgattctagtcctttttccctctaaatgcgctagacatttggaaaattttagaatggtcaaacattaaagcatttgcaatcgatcctatacccgaagcgtatgggacacgacgtataatgttttatttgctatgttctcaaaattcgaattgtgaagaggaatgccgtaatcataatcgaaattttaagaacacactatgtacctttgactaaatttattaacatttctcaacctaagcctttggatttgaaatgaagcataatattctctcccttaattatagcaaaacaactttataacccttactactttgcaaggtataactcttgttttctataattaatattgccaacttgcaatacgtgccttaacaatcatacaatcataacatttatgctcccactatcatgatgattattataaaacataacacttatgctcccactagcttcgacatgtattcataaacatcttaactttcagaaaaacaatgcttattgaatctcttaagttcatgtttctaatac
The genomic region above belongs to Lactuca sativa cultivar Salinas chromosome 4, Lsat_Salinas_v11, whole genome shotgun sequence and contains:
- the LOC111917881 gene encoding uncharacterized protein LOC111917881; protein product: MAIDLYSDNSGATTTSPRISFSYDLSQSDTVPVEQLFRSFSSASVDFNFCVQENSDNHHASMADELFSDGKILPAQIKPNTDINKRTPPPPRPENQKPRSLPLPPPEDEELNLKQQNSKSFWGFKRSSSCGSGYARSLCPITLLSRSHSTGSSTSSKRSSSSKEGFNQKHQRNIQKPLISQKPPLRKTSYGYGSNSTSTTTSNGVRVSPVLNLGFGSFFSSNKNKNKK